A single genomic interval of Asinibacterium sp. OR53 harbors:
- a CDS encoding formimidoylglutamase has translation MKHFKFYNKQDVLSLTKIRRYETKLGERVQVSAGPHLLETTLQQSTAPFVLFGIPEDIGVKANMGIGGADSVWVPFLQSFLNIQSNDFLEGSNILLLGHFDFSDIESLIEQNAHDFDEKLEAHRHAVNMIDDEVEQLVHMITQNKKIPVVIGGGHNNAYPCIKGAAKGFHKAGILPIAQINAINLDAHTDFRPMEGRHSGNGFTYAEADGYLEKYCVVGIHENYLPQNVWMDIVNNPFVDCITYEDIFVHEKRTFLQAIGHATGFTEDSLCGIEIDLDSVANVLSSASSPAGISIQHARQYINFTAADSKVAYLHICEGAAQLSNGRTSTDTGKLISYLVSDFLKAKS, from the coding sequence ATGAAGCATTTTAAATTCTACAACAAGCAGGATGTTTTGTCTCTCACAAAAATCCGCCGTTATGAAACCAAGCTCGGAGAGCGGGTGCAGGTATCGGCCGGCCCCCATTTACTCGAAACAACATTGCAACAGTCTACTGCGCCATTTGTTTTGTTTGGTATACCCGAAGATATCGGGGTAAAAGCCAATATGGGCATTGGGGGAGCTGATTCGGTTTGGGTGCCCTTTTTGCAGTCGTTCCTGAATATACAGAGCAATGATTTCCTCGAAGGCAGTAATATTTTACTGTTGGGACATTTTGATTTCTCAGACATCGAATCACTGATAGAACAAAATGCCCATGATTTCGACGAGAAGCTGGAAGCCCACCGGCATGCTGTTAACATGATCGATGATGAAGTGGAGCAGTTGGTGCATATGATTACGCAGAATAAAAAGATACCGGTTGTCATTGGTGGTGGGCATAATAATGCTTATCCCTGCATCAAAGGCGCTGCCAAAGGATTTCATAAAGCAGGTATCCTGCCCATTGCACAGATCAATGCCATTAACCTCGATGCCCACACCGATTTCAGGCCCATGGAAGGCCGGCATAGCGGTAACGGTTTTACTTATGCAGAGGCCGATGGTTACCTGGAAAAATATTGTGTGGTGGGCATACATGAAAACTACCTGCCTCAAAATGTGTGGATGGATATTGTGAACAATCCCTTTGTTGATTGTATTACTTATGAAGACATATTCGTGCACGAAAAAAGAACTTTCCTGCAAGCCATTGGCCATGCAACGGGCTTTACAGAAGATAGTTTGTGTGGAATAGAAATAGACCTCGATTCTGTTGCAAATGTGTTGAGCAGCGCTTCCAGTCCGGCCGGTATCAGCATTCAGCATGCCCGACAGTATATCAATTTTACGGCAGCAGATAGCAAAGTGGCGTATCTGCATATTTGCGAAGGCGCTGCACAGTTGTCTAACGGAAGAACCAGCACCGATACAGGGAAGCTGATCAGTTATCTGGTGAGCGATTTTCTGAAAGCCAAGAGTTAA
- the glgP gene encoding alpha-glucan family phosphorylase: MNFRNFQVPYQISEQYSKKAAYFSMEFAVHQPLKIYSGGLGFLAGSHLRSAYELRQNLIGVGILWKYGYYDQARNQDQTLQVTFMEKLYSFLEDTGIKFQISIHDHPVWVKAYYLHPETFCSAPLFLLSTDLPENDYVSQTITHRLYDANVATKVAQFILLGVGGAKLIDELGFNPDVYHLNEAHGISSAFYLLNKFKSVEKVKEHLVFTTHTPEEAGNEKHDIYLCHKMSYFCGLSIDEVRKLTGIKDDQFNHSLAALRFARKANGVSALHGHVSREMWKNYEGICPIASITNAQNWRYWADKQLYRFQEEGNDLGFDDRKKYLKKRAFEIVADQTGKVFDPNVLTIVWARRFAGYKRADMLTYDMERFEALLNNPKYPVQIIWAGKPYPVDYPAISQFNNLVHLSKNYKNVAVLIGYELGLSKRLKQSADVWLNNPRVPREASGTSGMTAAMNGAVNFSTDDGWIPEFVNHGNNGFVVPKADYGNMTVHDQDEYDLHKMYEILEQQILPIYYDNFDTWRQIMKNGMRDVRFQFDSNRMAHEYYEIMYK, from the coding sequence ATGAACTTCAGAAATTTCCAGGTTCCCTATCAGATCAGTGAACAGTACAGCAAGAAAGCGGCTTATTTTTCTATGGAATTTGCTGTTCATCAACCCTTGAAAATATACAGCGGCGGCCTGGGTTTCCTGGCCGGATCGCATCTGCGCAGCGCCTATGAATTGCGGCAGAACCTTATCGGCGTGGGCATTTTATGGAAATACGGTTATTACGACCAGGCACGTAACCAGGACCAGACCCTGCAGGTGACTTTTATGGAAAAGCTCTACAGTTTCCTGGAAGATACCGGCATTAAATTCCAGATATCGATACATGATCATCCGGTATGGGTGAAAGCCTATTACCTGCATCCGGAAACTTTTTGCAGTGCACCCCTGTTCCTGCTGAGCACCGACTTGCCGGAGAACGATTATGTATCGCAAACCATTACCCACCGCTTATATGATGCCAACGTGGCCACTAAAGTGGCCCAGTTCATCCTCTTGGGCGTGGGTGGCGCGAAGCTGATAGACGAGCTCGGTTTCAACCCCGATGTGTATCACCTGAACGAAGCACACGGCATTTCTTCCGCTTTTTACCTGCTCAACAAATTCAAGAGCGTAGAGAAAGTGAAAGAGCACCTGGTATTCACTACCCATACACCCGAAGAAGCCGGCAATGAGAAGCATGATATTTATCTCTGTCATAAAATGAGTTATTTCTGCGGACTCAGCATCGATGAGGTGCGCAAGCTCACTGGCATCAAAGACGACCAGTTCAACCATTCACTGGCGGCGCTTCGCTTTGCCCGTAAAGCCAACGGCGTATCTGCTTTGCACGGTCACGTGAGCCGTGAAATGTGGAAGAACTATGAAGGCATTTGTCCGATCGCCTCCATCACCAACGCGCAGAACTGGCGTTACTGGGCCGATAAACAATTGTATCGTTTCCAGGAAGAAGGCAATGATCTTGGGTTCGATGACCGCAAAAAATACCTGAAGAAAAGGGCTTTTGAGATCGTTGCTGATCAAACCGGGAAGGTTTTTGATCCGAATGTTCTCACCATTGTATGGGCCAGGCGTTTTGCCGGTTACAAGCGTGCCGATATGCTCACCTACGATATGGAGCGTTTTGAGGCATTGCTGAATAATCCGAAATACCCTGTACAGATCATCTGGGCAGGTAAACCGTACCCTGTTGATTACCCGGCCATTTCGCAGTTCAACAACCTGGTACACCTGAGCAAGAATTACAAAAACGTAGCGGTATTGATCGGTTATGAACTGGGTTTGAGCAAGCGATTGAAGCAGTCGGCCGACGTATGGCTGAACAACCCGCGTGTACCCCGCGAAGCATCGGGTACCAGTGGTATGACGGCCGCTATGAACGGAGCCGTGAACTTTTCTACCGATGATGGCTGGATACCTGAATTCGTGAACCATGGCAACAATGGTTTCGTCGTACCCAAGGCCGATTATGGCAACATGACCGTACATGACCAGGACGAATACGACCTGCATAAGATGTATGAAATCCTGGAACAACAGATACTGCCCATCTACTACGATAATTTCGATACCTGGAGGCAGATCATGAAAAACGGTATGCGTGATGTGCGTTTCCAGTTCGACAGCAACAGGATGGCGCATGAGTACTACGAGATCATGTATAAATAG
- a CDS encoding UbiX family flavin prenyltransferase encodes MNKVAIAITGASGAIYAKLLLDKLLLLKTQYAEVGIVMSKNAEEVWQTELGNDDYRKYPFRFFDKHDFKAPFASGSAHYNIMMVAPCSMGTLGRIASGVSDDLVTRSADVMLKERRRLILLVRETPYNLIHIRNMETITLAGGIICPASPSFYSKPVTIEAAASTVVDRMLDLAGFEINSFRWGSA; translated from the coding sequence ATGAATAAAGTTGCCATAGCCATTACCGGAGCCAGTGGAGCCATTTATGCAAAGCTGTTACTGGATAAGTTGTTATTACTGAAAACACAATATGCTGAAGTGGGTATTGTGATGAGCAAAAATGCAGAAGAGGTATGGCAGACAGAATTAGGCAATGATGATTATCGCAAATACCCTTTCCGTTTTTTTGATAAACATGATTTCAAAGCGCCTTTTGCTTCGGGATCGGCGCATTACAATATTATGATGGTAGCGCCCTGTAGTATGGGCACGCTGGGCAGAATAGCAAGTGGTGTAAGTGACGATCTGGTTACCCGTAGCGCCGATGTGATGCTGAAAGAAAGACGCAGGCTCATTTTACTGGTGCGCGAAACGCCTTACAACCTTATTCATATCCGGAACATGGAAACAATAACACTGGCAGGGGGCATTATTTGTCCTGCCAGTCCTTCTTTTTACAGTAAACCTGTTACCATTGAGGCAGCTGCATCTACTGTAGTAGACCGAATGCTCGATTTAGCAGGATTTGAAATTAACAGCTTTCGCTGGGGGAGCGCTTAA
- a CDS encoding Nramp family divalent metal transporter, whose product MNRVQADQSLSEVHESVDTTTPRKGWKRILAYIGPAYLVSVGYMDPGNWATDLQGGSRFGYQLIWVLLMSNLMALLLQGLSARLGIVRRRDLAQANRETYPPLVNFCLYILAELAIAATDLAEVLGMAIGINLLTGLPLIWGTVITLLDTFLFLLLQRYGIRKMEAFIIALVATIGCSFLVELFLAKPHLGEVVNGLVPSVLDNGALYISVGIIGATVMPHNLYLHSALVQTRKISDDKPGIWRAIRYNLIDSFIALNSAFFVNTAIMVLAAAVFFKTGNTQVARIEDAHRLLQPLLGTRLAPVLFAVALIAAGQSSTVTGTLAGQIVMEGYLRLRLNPWLRRLLTRLIAIIPAVAVILIYGEGKVDDLLVLSQVILSLQLGFAVIPLIHFVSDKETMGEFAISWRIKVLAWLVALILVILNVKLVAEETTQLFHSDGLWIWKILLTLAIPGFTWLFLIMTFQPLVRKYKARRQIPPMHGDVVNLRNLLVKPTERIAVSLDFSIADEKLIAHAVTQGKKSVHYILLHVVESVSASYLGSASDDDETRRDRNRLEAYAHQLRDMGYQVETALGYRSRVNEIIRIVKDSKADLLVMGAHRHSGLKDYLFGETIEDVRHALPIPVLIVNV is encoded by the coding sequence ATGAACAGGGTGCAGGCAGACCAGTCGCTGAGTGAAGTGCATGAATCGGTAGATACTACCACCCCGCGCAAAGGGTGGAAGCGCATATTGGCTTATATAGGGCCTGCTTACCTGGTAAGTGTGGGTTATATGGATCCCGGTAACTGGGCTACTGATTTGCAGGGAGGTTCCCGCTTTGGTTACCAGCTGATTTGGGTATTGCTGATGAGCAACCTGATGGCTTTGCTCCTGCAGGGCCTCAGCGCCAGGCTGGGCATCGTTCGCCGTCGCGACCTGGCACAGGCCAACCGCGAGACTTATCCTCCATTGGTCAACTTCTGCCTGTATATCCTGGCTGAACTGGCCATTGCCGCTACCGACCTGGCCGAAGTGCTGGGCATGGCCATTGGTATCAACCTCCTCACAGGCTTGCCATTGATATGGGGTACCGTTATTACCCTGCTCGACACTTTTCTTTTTCTTTTGTTGCAGCGTTACGGCATTCGTAAAATGGAAGCCTTCATCATTGCATTGGTAGCTACAATCGGGTGTTCTTTTTTGGTGGAATTGTTTCTTGCCAAACCTCACCTGGGAGAAGTAGTAAACGGTCTTGTGCCTTCTGTACTCGACAACGGTGCACTCTATATTTCAGTAGGTATCATTGGCGCCACGGTGATGCCGCATAACCTGTACCTGCATTCGGCACTGGTACAGACAAGAAAGATCAGTGATGATAAGCCGGGGATCTGGCGGGCCATCAGGTACAACCTGATCGACAGTTTTATTGCATTGAACAGCGCTTTTTTTGTGAACACAGCTATCATGGTGCTGGCAGCAGCTGTTTTTTTCAAGACCGGCAATACGCAGGTGGCACGAATTGAAGATGCCCATCGCCTGTTGCAACCCTTATTGGGAACGAGGCTGGCGCCGGTGTTGTTTGCGGTGGCTTTGATCGCAGCGGGACAAAGCTCAACTGTTACCGGTACTTTGGCGGGCCAGATTGTGATGGAAGGATACCTGCGCCTGCGGCTGAATCCCTGGCTCAGGAGACTGCTTACCCGTCTCATTGCCATCATACCCGCGGTAGCAGTGATATTGATTTATGGTGAAGGAAAGGTAGACGACCTGTTGGTATTGAGCCAGGTGATACTGAGTCTGCAACTGGGCTTTGCCGTGATCCCGCTGATCCATTTCGTGAGTGATAAAGAAACGATGGGAGAGTTTGCCATTTCCTGGCGCATCAAGGTACTGGCCTGGCTGGTAGCGTTGATCCTGGTGATCCTTAACGTAAAACTCGTTGCTGAAGAAACAACGCAATTGTTTCATTCGGACGGATTGTGGATATGGAAGATACTGTTGACACTGGCGATACCCGGGTTTACATGGTTGTTCCTCATCATGACTTTCCAGCCACTGGTGCGTAAATACAAAGCCCGCCGCCAGATTCCTCCCATGCACGGCGATGTAGTAAACCTGCGCAACCTGTTAGTAAAACCCACAGAACGGATCGCTGTATCGCTTGATTTTTCCATTGCCGATGAAAAGCTCATCGCCCATGCGGTAACCCAGGGCAAAAAATCGGTCCACTATATTTTATTGCACGTGGTAGAAAGTGTGTCGGCCAGCTACCTGGGGTCGGCCAGCGATGACGACGAGACCCGCCGCGACCGCAACCGGCTGGAGGCCTATGCCCACCAGTTGCGCGACATGGGTTACCAGGTAGAGACCGCATTGGGCTACCGGAGCCGGGTGAATGAGATCATCCGGATCGTGAAGGATTCGAAGGCCGATCTGCTGGTGATGGGCGCCCACAGGCACAGCGGTCTCAAGGATTATCTCTTTGGGGAAACCATTGAAGACGTAAGGCACGCGCTGCCCATACCGGTATTAATCGTGAATGTTTAG
- a CDS encoding NADP-dependent isocitrate dehydrogenase produces the protein MPQKIKVANPVVELDGDEMTRIIWKFIKEKLILPYIEVDIKYYDLGVEYRDETNDQVTIDAANAIRQYGVGIKCATITPDEARVKEFNLKQMWKSPNGTIRNILDGTVFREPIVCSNVPRLVPNWTAPICIGRHAFGDQYRATDFVTKGKGKLTVKFEGEDGTVQEFEVYNFKGDGVALTMYNTDESIQGFARACFNQALMKKWPLYLSTKNTILKKYDGRFKDIFEDIYQKEFKAAFDAAGITYEHRLIDDMVASALKWHGNFVWACKNYDGDVQSDTVAQGFGSLGLMTSTLVTPDGKVMEAEAAHGTVTRHYREYQKGKPTSTNPIASIFAWTRGLEFRGKLDGNQELIDFCQALEQVCVETVESGKMTKDLAVCIHGNKVNHGEHYLYTEEFLDALDQNLKAKLGK, from the coding sequence ATGCCACAAAAAATCAAAGTAGCTAATCCGGTCGTGGAACTGGATGGAGATGAGATGACAAGGATCATCTGGAAATTCATCAAAGAAAAACTGATACTTCCCTATATTGAAGTTGATATCAAATACTATGACCTTGGCGTGGAATACCGTGATGAGACAAACGACCAGGTAACGATAGATGCGGCCAATGCCATCAGGCAATATGGTGTTGGTATCAAATGTGCTACCATCACACCCGATGAAGCCCGTGTGAAAGAATTCAACCTGAAACAAATGTGGAAGAGCCCGAACGGAACCATCCGTAACATCCTCGATGGCACCGTTTTCCGTGAGCCCATCGTTTGTTCCAATGTGCCCAGGCTGGTACCTAACTGGACTGCCCCCATCTGTATCGGCCGTCACGCTTTCGGCGACCAGTACCGCGCCACCGATTTCGTAACCAAAGGAAAAGGCAAGCTCACCGTTAAATTCGAAGGAGAAGACGGAACCGTTCAGGAATTCGAAGTGTACAATTTCAAAGGCGATGGCGTAGCCCTCACCATGTACAATACCGATGAAAGCATCCAGGGATTTGCACGCGCCTGCTTCAACCAGGCCCTCATGAAAAAATGGCCCCTCTATCTTTCTACCAAGAACACCATCCTTAAAAAATACGACGGTCGTTTCAAAGATATTTTTGAAGACATTTACCAGAAAGAATTCAAAGCTGCTTTCGATGCAGCCGGTATCACTTACGAACACCGCCTGATCGATGACATGGTGGCGAGCGCACTGAAATGGCATGGCAATTTCGTATGGGCTTGTAAGAACTACGATGGCGATGTGCAAAGTGATACTGTTGCACAAGGTTTCGGTTCACTGGGACTGATGACTTCTACACTGGTAACACCCGATGGTAAAGTGATGGAAGCCGAAGCTGCACACGGTACCGTAACACGTCACTACCGCGAATACCAGAAAGGGAAGCCTACTTCTACCAACCCCATCGCTTCCATCTTTGCATGGACACGCGGACTGGAATTCCGTGGTAAGCTGGATGGTAACCAGGAACTGATCGATTTCTGTCAGGCACTGGAGCAGGTATGCGTAGAAACAGTGGAAAGTGGTAAGATGACCAAAGACCTCGCTGTATGTATCCATGGCAATAAAGTGAACCATGGCGAACATTACCTGTACACCGAGGAATTCCTCGATGCGCTGGACCAGAACCTGAAAGCCAAACTGGGCAAATAA
- the hutI gene encoding imidazolonepropionase has protein sequence MLRLITHIKCLVGTRNTSTVLRGAALGELPCLEDAFLLLDDERIAAYGLMKDIDKQELSNATVIDARGAFVLPTWCDSHTHLVFAASREEEFVDKIRGMSYEAIAAKGGGILNSARKLQEMPEEQLFEQSLQRLYELIRLGTGAIEIKSGYGLSVEGELKMLRVIKKLKTVSPIPVKATFLGAHTYPLVYRNDHQGYIDLLIHEMLPEIPKEKLADYIDVFCEEGFFSPAETITICKAGMMAGLKPKIHANQLHLSGGVQVGVQLGALSVDHLETMDADAIKTLAASNTIGTLLPTAAFFLRMPFQPARQLIDAGCAIALASDYNPGSSPSGNMNLVVSMSCIQMKLSPEEAINAATINGAYAMELGDQLGSITVGKKANLIFTKPIPSLAYLPYAFGSNLVDRVMINGEWIEK, from the coding sequence ATGCTCAGGTTGATTACCCACATTAAATGCCTGGTTGGTACAAGAAATACCAGTACTGTTTTGAGAGGCGCGGCACTAGGAGAACTGCCTTGTTTGGAAGATGCTTTTTTGTTGCTGGATGATGAAAGGATCGCAGCGTATGGTCTCATGAAAGACATTGATAAGCAGGAACTTTCGAATGCAACCGTGATTGATGCCAGGGGCGCTTTTGTTTTACCTACCTGGTGCGACAGCCATACCCACCTGGTTTTTGCAGCCAGCAGGGAGGAGGAGTTTGTAGACAAGATCAGGGGAATGAGCTATGAAGCCATCGCCGCCAAAGGCGGTGGTATTCTTAACTCTGCCCGCAAGCTGCAGGAAATGCCCGAAGAGCAGCTTTTCGAACAATCGCTGCAACGTTTATATGAACTGATCCGCTTGGGTACAGGTGCCATTGAGATTAAAAGCGGGTATGGTTTATCGGTGGAAGGAGAGTTGAAAATGCTGCGGGTGATTAAAAAACTGAAGACCGTTTCACCCATACCCGTTAAAGCCACATTTTTAGGGGCACATACTTATCCGCTGGTTTATCGTAATGATCACCAGGGATACATCGATCTCCTGATTCATGAGATGTTACCTGAGATACCAAAAGAAAAACTGGCCGACTACATCGATGTTTTTTGTGAAGAAGGATTCTTTTCACCGGCTGAAACCATCACCATCTGCAAAGCAGGTATGATGGCAGGATTGAAACCCAAAATACACGCCAACCAATTGCATCTTTCGGGCGGTGTACAAGTGGGCGTACAATTGGGTGCCTTATCGGTAGATCATCTCGAAACCATGGATGCCGATGCCATTAAAACGCTCGCTGCGTCCAATACCATCGGTACATTGTTGCCTACTGCCGCCTTTTTTTTGCGCATGCCTTTTCAACCAGCGAGGCAATTGATAGATGCAGGCTGTGCCATAGCGCTGGCGTCTGACTACAATCCCGGCTCGAGCCCAAGCGGCAATATGAACCTGGTGGTATCCATGAGCTGTATACAAATGAAACTATCACCCGAAGAAGCCATCAATGCCGCCACGATAAACGGCGCTTATGCTATGGAATTGGGCGATCAACTGGGTAGTATCACAGTAGGTAAAAAAGCCAACCTCATTTTTACAAAACCCATTCCTTCGCTGGCTTATTTGCCTTATGCGTTCGGGTCGAACCTGGTAGACAGGGTGATGATCAACGGAGAATGGATAGAAAAGTGA
- a CDS encoding prolyl oligopeptidase family serine peptidase gives MKKRLLSIACLCAVTVYAQKKPLDHTVYDQWQSITERTISNDGKYVAYTINPQEGDGVLVIQAVNGAYKQEIARGYSAVVSNDNRFVICRIKPPFKDTRDARIKKKKPEDMPKDSLGIIDLVTGRVTKTARVKSFKMPDEIGTWLAYLLEKVLPETNRLLPVDSLTRINNMLTMADSLAHAADSLRNKANAAKEKGMGELQVKAPRNTAATKVPDEPIEEGTDLILTNLATGETRTFHQVSEYFFNKKGNALVLETTRKNNDPSQKASITYFNLDQRTQHTILVGFNDAKGYQFDETGNQLAFVAERDSSSKALQKFYRLYYYKTGADSAIAMADRKTKGIPANWTVSENSNISFSKNGARLFFGTAPILPAKDTSLPEFERVNVDIWHYKDDYIQPVQLKNLDNELKRNYLARFDLTNKEVIQLATDKMRQVVSTGEGDGQWFYGTADNGKRIATQWQGFSLNDVYRISPESGAVTLIRKDLKGAALYPSYSGKYLLFFDERKQHYYVYGAVSGQLHPVAADITTKLYDEDNDVPDDPNAYGVVKWMENGRYVLLYDRYDIWKVDAEGKEKSIRLTNGRKDKIQLRYVNTDPDEHFIKDSQQLLLRLYDEKDKSSGIALLNLAKQQEPTVLFKEPKNLGLVIQKAKNAAVISYTKESYTESPNLYVQSLQATTANRLSNINRQQADYNWGTAELFKWKAYTGKETEGVLYKPEGFDPHKKYPMIVYFYERNNNTLNNYIAPAPTPSRLNISFFVSRGYIVFVPDIWYKVGYPGQSAYDYIVSGTRAVVKQGFVDSTRIGLQGQSWGGYQIVYLITKTNLYAAAWAGAPVANMTSAYGGIRWGTGLNRQFQYEKTQSRIGATLWEKPERYLQNSALFSLPKVTTPLVIMANDADDAVPWYQGIEMYTGMRRLGKKVWMLNYNNEAHNLIERKNRKDIQVREQQFFDYLLKGEKPAKWISEGVPAVMKGRDWGFN, from the coding sequence ATGAAAAAACGACTGCTGTCTATTGCCTGTCTTTGTGCTGTAACCGTTTATGCACAGAAAAAGCCATTAGATCATACGGTGTATGATCAATGGCAATCCATCACCGAGAGAACCATTAGCAACGATGGGAAATACGTAGCTTATACCATCAACCCGCAGGAAGGCGATGGCGTGCTGGTGATCCAGGCTGTGAATGGTGCTTATAAGCAGGAAATAGCCCGGGGATACAGTGCAGTTGTTTCGAATGATAATCGCTTTGTGATCTGTCGCATTAAACCTCCATTCAAAGACACCCGCGACGCACGCATTAAAAAGAAGAAGCCCGAAGACATGCCTAAGGATAGCCTTGGCATCATAGACCTGGTTACCGGTCGCGTTACGAAGACGGCCAGGGTGAAGAGTTTCAAAATGCCTGATGAAATAGGCACATGGTTGGCCTACTTGCTGGAGAAAGTATTGCCGGAGACGAACAGACTTTTGCCAGTTGATTCATTGACTCGTATCAACAATATGCTTACTATGGCCGACAGCCTGGCTCATGCGGCAGATAGCCTGCGCAACAAAGCCAATGCGGCCAAAGAAAAAGGAATGGGCGAGTTACAGGTAAAAGCCCCGCGTAATACAGCGGCAACTAAAGTACCGGATGAACCCATCGAAGAGGGTACCGACCTGATCCTCACCAACCTGGCTACCGGGGAAACACGCACATTCCACCAGGTAAGTGAATATTTTTTTAACAAGAAAGGCAATGCACTGGTGTTGGAAACCACCCGGAAAAATAATGACCCCTCACAGAAAGCATCTATTACATACTTCAACCTCGATCAGCGCACACAACATACCATTCTTGTTGGTTTCAATGATGCCAAAGGGTATCAGTTCGATGAAACAGGCAATCAACTTGCCTTTGTAGCAGAGCGTGACAGCAGTAGTAAAGCCCTGCAGAAATTTTATCGGTTATATTATTACAAAACCGGCGCCGATAGTGCGATAGCAATGGCTGACAGGAAAACAAAAGGCATTCCTGCTAACTGGACGGTGAGTGAAAACAGTAATATCAGCTTCAGCAAAAACGGAGCACGGCTTTTCTTTGGAACTGCTCCCATATTGCCGGCAAAAGATACCAGCCTGCCCGAATTTGAAAGAGTGAATGTAGATATATGGCATTATAAAGATGATTATATCCAGCCGGTGCAATTGAAAAACCTCGACAACGAACTGAAGCGCAATTATCTCGCAAGGTTTGATCTGACTAATAAAGAAGTGATACAACTGGCTACCGATAAAATGCGCCAGGTGGTGTCAACAGGAGAAGGCGATGGCCAATGGTTCTACGGAACGGCAGATAATGGGAAACGCATTGCCACACAATGGCAAGGTTTTAGTTTGAACGATGTATATCGCATCAGTCCGGAGAGCGGTGCGGTTACGCTCATTAGGAAAGACCTGAAAGGAGCTGCATTGTATCCTTCGTATTCCGGTAAATACCTGCTTTTCTTCGATGAGCGCAAACAGCATTATTATGTGTACGGCGCTGTAAGCGGGCAACTCCATCCCGTTGCTGCTGATATCACTACCAAATTATACGACGAAGACAATGATGTGCCCGACGACCCCAATGCCTATGGAGTGGTAAAATGGATGGAGAACGGCCGGTATGTGTTGCTGTACGATCGATATGATATCTGGAAGGTAGACGCAGAAGGAAAAGAAAAATCGATTCGCCTGACCAATGGCCGGAAAGACAAAATACAATTGCGTTATGTGAATACGGACCCCGACGAACACTTTATCAAAGACTCGCAGCAACTGCTGCTGCGCCTTTATGATGAAAAAGATAAAAGCAGTGGTATTGCCCTGCTCAATCTGGCCAAACAGCAGGAACCAACAGTGCTGTTTAAGGAACCGAAGAACCTGGGCCTGGTTATCCAGAAAGCAAAAAACGCAGCGGTAATCAGTTACACCAAAGAATCATACACCGAATCGCCGAACCTTTATGTGCAATCTTTGCAGGCAACTACTGCGAACAGGTTATCCAACATCAACCGCCAACAGGCAGATTATAACTGGGGAACAGCCGAACTGTTCAAATGGAAAGCTTATACAGGAAAAGAAACAGAGGGGGTGTTGTATAAACCCGAAGGGTTTGATCCGCACAAGAAATATCCTATGATCGTATATTTCTATGAGCGGAACAACAACACACTGAACAATTATATTGCACCGGCGCCTACACCTTCACGATTGAATATCTCATTCTTTGTCAGCCGCGGTTATATTGTATTCGTGCCCGATATCTGGTACAAAGTAGGGTATCCCGGGCAAAGCGCTTACGATTATATTGTAAGCGGAACAAGGGCTGTGGTAAAACAGGGATTTGTTGACAGCACGCGCATCGGCTTGCAGGGACAAAGCTGGGGCGGATACCAGATCGTGTACCTGATTACCAAAACCAATTTATACGCAGCCGCCTGGGCCGGTGCGCCGGTAGCCAACATGACCAGTGCTTATGGTGGCATTCGCTGGGGAACAGGACTCAACAGGCAATTCCAGTATGAAAAAACACAGAGTCGTATTGGCGCTACTTTATGGGAGAAGCCCGAACGCTATTTACAGAATTCAGCGCTGTTCTCTTTGCCCAAAGTAACCACACCACTGGTGATCATGGCCAATGATGCCGATGATGCTGTACCCTGGTACCAGGGTATTGAAATGTACACGGGCATGCGACGTTTAGGTAAGAAAGTGTGGATGCTGAATTACAACAATGAAGCCCATAACCTCATCGAAAGAAAGAACCGCAAAGACATACAGGTACGCGAACAGCAATTTTTCGATTATCTCCTCAAAGGAGAAAAACCTGCTAAGTGGATCAGCGAAGGTGTTCCTGCAGTCATGAAAGGAAGGGATTGGGGATTCAACTAA